One genomic window of bacterium includes the following:
- a CDS encoding ABC transporter permease, translating to MDKVMAVFIREYLERVRRKSFIIGLILVPLFMSAVIVLPLWLSRVEAETASRGLLLDA from the coding sequence ATGGACAAGGTGATGGCCGTCTTCATCCGCGAGTACCTGGAGCGCGTTCGACGCAAGTCCTTCATCATCGGACTGATCCTGGTGCCGCTCTTCATGAGCGCCGTGATCGTGCTGCCGCTCTGGCTGAGCCGGGTGGAGGCGGAGACGGCCAGCCGGGGGCTCCTGCTCGACGCGAG